In a single window of the Serratia quinivorans genome:
- the ygdH gene encoding LOG family protein ygdH codes for MITHISPLGSMDLLSQLEVDMLKRTASSDLYRLFRNCSLAVLNSGSQTDNSKQLLSRYETFDINVLRRERGVKLELVNPPEDAFVDGRIIRSLQANLFAVLRDILFVHGQIDSAGRFQHLNLENSAHITNLVFSILRNARALHLDEDPNLVVCWGGHSINENEYLYARKVGSQLGLRELNICTGCGPGAMEAPMKGAAVGHAQQRYHNSRFIGMTEPSIIAAEPPNPLVNELVIMPDIEKRLEAFVRIAHGIIIFPGGVGTAEELLYLLGILMNPENSEQVLPLILTGPKESANYFQVLDEFIMNTLGDEARRHYTIIIDDPAEVARQMKKAMPLVKENRRNTGDAYSFNWSIRIAPDLQLPFEPSHENMANLNLYPDQPAEQLAAALRRAFSGIVAGNVKENGIHAIEQFGPYKLHGEPQMMKQMDSLLQGFVAQHRMKLPGTAYVPCYEIVA; via the coding sequence TTGATTACACACATCAGCCCGCTTGGCTCTATGGATTTGCTGTCGCAGCTGGAAGTAGACATGCTGAAGCGTACCGCCAGCAGCGATCTATACCGTTTGTTCCGCAACTGTTCGCTGGCCGTCCTGAACTCCGGCAGCCAGACCGACAACAGCAAACAGCTGCTGTCACGCTACGAAACCTTTGATATTAACGTTCTGCGCCGTGAGCGCGGGGTCAAACTTGAACTGGTGAATCCACCGGAAGACGCGTTTGTCGACGGGCGAATCATCCGTTCGCTGCAGGCCAACCTGTTTGCCGTGCTGCGCGATATCCTGTTCGTTCACGGGCAGATCGACAGCGCCGGCCGTTTCCAGCATCTGAATCTGGAAAACTCGGCCCACATTACCAATCTGGTGTTCTCTATCCTGCGCAACGCCCGTGCGCTGCACCTTGATGAAGATCCCAATCTGGTGGTGTGCTGGGGGGGTCACTCGATCAACGAAAACGAATACCTCTACGCACGTAAGGTCGGAAGCCAACTGGGCCTGCGCGAGCTGAATATCTGTACCGGCTGTGGGCCGGGTGCCATGGAGGCACCGATGAAAGGCGCGGCCGTAGGCCATGCGCAACAGCGCTACCACAATAGCCGCTTTATCGGCATGACCGAGCCGTCGATCATCGCCGCCGAGCCACCCAACCCGTTGGTCAATGAGCTGGTGATCATGCCGGACATTGAAAAACGCCTGGAGGCCTTCGTCCGTATCGCCCACGGCATCATCATTTTCCCGGGCGGTGTCGGCACGGCAGAAGAGCTGCTTTATCTACTGGGTATCCTGATGAACCCGGAGAACAGCGAACAGGTGTTGCCGCTGATCCTCACCGGGCCGAAAGAGAGCGCCAATTACTTCCAGGTGCTGGATGAGTTCATCATGAACACGCTGGGTGACGAAGCGCGCCGTCACTACACCATCATCATCGACGATCCGGCCGAAGTCGCACGTCAGATGAAAAAAGCCATGCCGCTGGTGAAAGAGAACCGTCGTAATACCGGCGATGCCTACAGCTTTAACTGGTCGATCCGCATTGCGCCGGATTTGCAGCTGCCGTTTGAGCCAAGCCATGAGAATATGGCCAATCTCAACCTGTATCCCGACCAGCCGGCCGAACAGTTGGCTGCCGCGCTACGCCGCGCGTTTTCCGGCATCGTCGCCGGTAACGTGAAGGAAAATGGCATTCATGCCATCGAACAGTTTGGGCCGTACAAGCTGCACGGCGAACCGCAGATGATGAAGCAAATGGACAGTCTGCTGCAGGGCTTTGTCGCTCAGCACCGGATGAAACTGCCAGGCACCGCTTATGTGCCCTGTTACGAAATAGTCGCTTAA
- the mioC_2 gene encoding flavodoxin: MAQVGIFVGTVYGNALLVAEEAETILSEQGHEVKLFEEGTLEAWQFYRQHYALVITSTTGQGDLPDSIAPLFHAIRDQVGYQPELRYGLIALGDSSYDNFCGAGRAFDALLQEQGATRVGEVLEIDAMEQPEPEVVSCPWVEKWGTLLK, from the coding sequence ATGGCTCAGGTTGGAATCTTCGTGGGAACGGTCTACGGCAACGCATTATTGGTGGCGGAAGAGGCTGAAACTATCCTCAGTGAGCAGGGCCATGAGGTCAAACTGTTTGAAGAAGGCACGCTTGAGGCCTGGCAGTTTTACCGTCAGCACTACGCGCTGGTGATTACTTCAACCACCGGCCAGGGTGATTTGCCGGACAGCATTGCGCCGCTGTTTCACGCTATCCGTGACCAGGTCGGCTACCAGCCGGAGCTGCGCTATGGGCTGATCGCACTGGGTGACAGCAGCTACGACAATTTCTGCGGTGCCGGGCGTGCTTTTGATGCGTTGCTGCAGGAACAAGGCGCCACCCGCGTGGGTGAAGTGTTGGAAATCGATGCGATGGAACAGCCTGAACCGGAAGTGGTTTCTTGCCCGTGGGTTGAGAAGTGGGGCACGCTGCTGAAATAG
- the dapD gene encoding 2,3,4,5-tetrahydropyridine-2,6-dicarboxylate N-succinyltransferase, translating to MQQLQNVIENAFERRAEITPANADTVTREAVNQVIALLDSGALRVAEKIDGQWVTHQWLKKAVLLSFRINDNKVMDGAETRYYDKVPMKFADYDEARFQKEGFRVVPPATVRQGAFIARNTVLMPSYVNIGAYVDEGSMVDTWATVGSCAQIGKNVHLSGGVGIGGVLEPLQANPTIIEDNCFIGARSEVVEGVIVEEGSVISMGVYLGQSTRIYDRETGEVHYGRVPAGSVVVSGNLPSKDGSYSLYCAVIVKKVDAKTRGKVGINELLRTID from the coding sequence ATGCAGCAATTACAAAACGTTATTGAAAACGCCTTCGAACGCCGTGCGGAAATCACCCCGGCGAACGCAGACACCGTAACGCGCGAAGCGGTAAACCAGGTGATCGCCCTGCTGGACAGCGGCGCCCTGCGCGTTGCCGAGAAGATTGACGGTCAGTGGGTAACGCATCAGTGGCTGAAAAAGGCCGTGCTGCTTTCTTTCCGCATCAATGACAACAAAGTGATGGACGGTGCCGAAACCCGTTATTACGACAAAGTGCCAATGAAATTCGCCGATTACGACGAAGCGCGCTTCCAGAAAGAAGGCTTCCGCGTGGTGCCACCAGCCACCGTTCGCCAGGGCGCGTTCATCGCCCGTAATACCGTACTGATGCCATCCTACGTGAACATCGGTGCCTACGTTGACGAAGGCAGCATGGTGGATACCTGGGCAACCGTCGGCTCTTGCGCGCAGATCGGCAAAAACGTTCACCTGTCCGGCGGCGTCGGCATCGGTGGCGTACTGGAGCCACTGCAGGCCAACCCGACCATCATTGAAGACAACTGCTTTATCGGTGCGCGTTCAGAAGTGGTTGAAGGCGTGATCGTGGAAGAAGGTTCAGTGATCTCCATGGGTGTGTACCTGGGCCAGAGCACCCGCATTTACGACCGTGAAACCGGCGAAGTGCACTACGGCCGCGTACCGGCCGGTTCGGTAGTGGTTTCCGGTAACCTGCCGTCCAAAGATGGCTCTTACAGCCTGTATTGCGCGGTCATCGTCAAGAAAGTCGATGCCAAGACGCGTGGTAAAGTCGGCATTAATGAGTTATTACGCACCATCGACTAA
- the queF_2 gene encoding NADPH-dependent 7-cyano-7-deazaguanine reductase: MSSYQDHHALSALTLGKATAYRDHYDATLLQAVPRSMNREPLGLYPDSLPFHGADIWTLYELSWLNDNGLPQVAVGEISLTADSINLIESKSFKLYLNSFNQTPFSDWETVRNTLQRDLSACAQGEVSVSLFRVDQLEGNPIARLEGECIDNQDIRIDNYEFNADYLQNATGPLQVEEQLVSHLLKSNCLITNQPDWGSVQIAYRGAQIDREALLRYLVSFRHHNEFHEQCVERIFNDLMRYCQPQSLTVYARYTRRGGLDINPWRSNTDFVPSHGRLARQ; encoded by the coding sequence ATGTCCTCCTACCAAGACCATCACGCCCTGTCGGCACTGACGCTGGGCAAAGCCACCGCGTATCGTGACCATTACGACGCCACGCTGTTGCAGGCGGTACCGCGCAGTATGAACCGCGAGCCGCTGGGCTTGTATCCGGACAGCCTGCCGTTCCACGGGGCCGATATCTGGACGCTGTACGAACTCTCCTGGCTGAACGACAACGGCTTGCCGCAGGTGGCAGTTGGAGAGATAAGCCTGACTGCCGACAGCATCAATCTGATTGAATCCAAGAGCTTCAAACTTTATCTCAACAGTTTCAACCAAACGCCTTTCAGCGACTGGGAGACGGTGCGCAATACCTTGCAACGCGATCTGTCTGCCTGCGCTCAGGGCGAGGTCAGCGTCTCATTGTTCCGCGTAGATCAGCTGGAAGGCAACCCGATCGCCCGGTTAGAAGGCGAATGCATCGATAACCAGGACATACGTATCGATAACTACGAGTTCAATGCCGATTATCTGCAAAATGCCACCGGCCCCCTGCAGGTGGAAGAGCAGTTGGTCAGCCATCTGTTGAAGTCCAATTGCCTGATCACCAACCAGCCGGACTGGGGCTCGGTGCAAATTGCCTATCGTGGTGCGCAGATCGATCGCGAAGCGCTGCTGCGTTATCTGGTGTCTTTCCGTCATCACAATGAATTCCATGAACAATGTGTCGAACGCATCTTTAACGACCTGATGCGTTACTGTCAGCCGCAAAGCCTGACGGTATATGCGCGCTACACCCGTCGCGGCGGGTTGGACATCAATCCATGGCGCAGCAACACTGACTTTGTCCCGTCACATGGCCGTCTGGCACGCCAATAG
- the yqcC gene encoding Domain of uncharacterised function, DUF446, translated as MSIQNQVRLSLQAIEQSMRELALWQATPPEPEAFASPEPFCVDSMSAEAWLQWVFLPRMYALLDAGAPLPTRFAITPYFEEALKDNDPNCMPLLVLLQRLDNMLNKELQ; from the coding sequence ATGAGTATACAAAATCAGGTTCGCCTTAGTTTGCAGGCGATTGAACAGTCAATGCGAGAGTTGGCGCTGTGGCAAGCTACGCCGCCCGAGCCTGAAGCCTTCGCCAGCCCCGAGCCGTTTTGCGTTGACAGCATGTCGGCCGAAGCCTGGTTGCAATGGGTCTTTCTGCCACGCATGTACGCGTTGCTGGATGCGGGAGCGCCGCTGCCGACGCGTTTTGCCATCACGCCTTATTTCGAAGAGGCGTTGAAAGATAACGACCCCAACTGCATGCCGCTGTTGGTGCTGTTGCAGCGCCTGGATAACATGCTGAATAAAGAGCTGCAATAA
- a CDS encoding Protein of uncharacterised function (DUF3461) yields the protein MYDNLKSLGINQPEDVDRYSLRQEANNDILKIYFRKDKGEFFAKSVKFKYPRQRKTVVADNAGQGYKEIHEINPNLRYVIDELDQLCQRDQVEVDLKRKILDDLRHLEGVVSHKIAEIESDLEKLTRGK from the coding sequence ATGTATGACAACCTGAAAAGCTTAGGAATCAATCAACCGGAAGATGTCGATCGCTATAGCCTGCGTCAGGAGGCCAATAACGACATTCTTAAGATTTATTTCCGCAAGGATAAAGGCGAATTCTTTGCCAAGAGCGTGAAATTCAAATATCCGCGCCAACGCAAAACGGTCGTCGCGGACAACGCCGGCCAGGGTTACAAAGAAATCCACGAAATTAACCCGAACCTTCGCTACGTCATTGATGAATTGGATCAGCTATGCCAGCGCGATCAGGTGGAAGTCGATCTGAAGCGCAAAATTCTTGATGACCTGCGTCATCTGGAAGGCGTGGTCTCCCACAAAATTGCCGAGATCGAATCCGATCTGGAAAAACTGACTCGCGGTAAGTAA
- the syd gene encoding SecY interacting protein Syd yields the protein MDHDVPHALREFTQRYVDLWQQERGHAPASQDLYGVPSPCLVENRDDEVLWLPQAFTPAATLEKVETALELRLQPDINLFYTQQYAGDMSAQFGEHHVTLLQVWSEDDFIRLQENLIGHLVTQKRLKLSPTLFLATTESEMTMVSLCNVSGNVVLEQFGSDKRTLLAASLGNFLDALRPTLGV from the coding sequence ATGGACCATGATGTACCGCACGCCCTGCGTGAATTTACCCAGCGCTATGTTGATCTTTGGCAGCAAGAGCGTGGTCATGCCCCAGCCAGCCAGGATCTGTACGGTGTGCCGTCGCCTTGCCTGGTAGAAAATCGTGATGACGAAGTGCTGTGGTTGCCCCAAGCTTTTACCCCGGCGGCGACGCTGGAAAAGGTAGAGACCGCGCTCGAGCTGCGCTTGCAGCCGGATATCAACCTGTTTTATACCCAGCAGTATGCGGGTGACATGAGCGCCCAGTTTGGTGAGCATCACGTGACTCTGTTGCAGGTGTGGAGCGAGGACGACTTTATTCGTCTGCAGGAAAACCTGATCGGTCATCTGGTGACGCAAAAGCGCCTGAAACTGTCGCCAACGCTGTTCCTGGCAACGACCGAATCAGAAATGACCATGGTCTCGCTGTGTAACGTTAGCGGCAATGTGGTTTTGGAGCAGTTTGGCAGTGATAAACGCACTTTGCTGGCGGCTTCGTTGGGCAATTTCCTCGATGCATTGCGCCCGACGTTGGGTGTTTGA
- the rlmM gene encoding Ribosomal RNA large subunit methyltransferase M → MNRLALYCRQGFEKECAAEITAKAAELEVFGFARVKDNSGYVLFECYQPDDADRLAKEIPFRELIFARQILVVGELLRDLPPEDRVSPIVGMLIGVVDRGGELRVEVPDTNESKELLKFCRKLTVPLRTAMREQKVLMARENKTRPVVHVFFIAPGCCYVGYSFSNNNSPFYMGIPRLKFPSDAPSRSTLKLEEAFHVFIPADEWDERLASGMHAVDLGACPGGWTYQLVQRSMMVHAVDNGPMAPSLMDTGQVTHHRADGFRYEPSSSKIYWLVCDMVEKPAKVTSLMIQWLVKGWCREAIFNLKLPMKKRYEEVSQNLLAIKEALDTAGISSEIHAKQLYHDREEVTVHVRRMWSAVAGRRDERD, encoded by the coding sequence ATGAATAGACTTGCGTTGTATTGCCGTCAAGGCTTTGAAAAAGAGTGTGCGGCAGAAATTACCGCCAAGGCTGCCGAACTGGAAGTGTTCGGTTTTGCCAGAGTAAAGGATAACAGCGGCTACGTGCTGTTCGAGTGCTACCAGCCGGATGACGCCGATCGCCTGGCGAAGGAAATCCCGTTCCGGGAGCTGATTTTTGCCCGTCAGATATTGGTGGTTGGCGAGTTGCTGCGCGATTTACCACCGGAAGATCGGGTTTCTCCGATTGTCGGCATGCTGATTGGCGTGGTCGATCGTGGTGGTGAACTGCGCGTGGAAGTGCCGGATACCAACGAAAGCAAAGAACTGTTGAAGTTCTGCCGCAAGCTGACGGTGCCGTTGCGTACTGCGATGCGTGAGCAGAAGGTGTTGATGGCGCGTGAGAATAAGACCCGTCCAGTGGTGCATGTGTTCTTTATCGCACCGGGGTGTTGCTATGTGGGTTACTCCTTCAGCAACAACAACTCACCGTTCTATATGGGCATTCCGCGTCTCAAGTTCCCATCCGATGCACCGAGCCGTTCTACCCTGAAACTGGAAGAAGCGTTCCACGTGTTTATTCCTGCCGACGAGTGGGATGAACGTTTGGCCAGCGGCATGCACGCGGTCGATCTGGGCGCCTGTCCGGGTGGCTGGACCTATCAACTGGTGCAACGCAGCATGATGGTGCACGCGGTGGACAATGGCCCAATGGCACCGAGCCTGATGGATACCGGGCAGGTGACGCATCATCGTGCCGACGGTTTCAGATATGAGCCTTCCAGCAGCAAGATTTACTGGCTGGTGTGCGATATGGTGGAAAAACCGGCGAAGGTGACCAGCCTGATGATCCAGTGGCTGGTGAAAGGCTGGTGTCGTGAGGCGATCTTCAACCTGAAATTGCCGATGAAAAAACGTTACGAAGAGGTTTCGCAGAATCTGCTGGCCATCAAGGAAGCGTTGGATACGGCGGGTATCAGTTCAGAAATTCATGCCAAGCAGCTGTATCACGATCGTGAAGAAGTCACCGTGCACGTCCGTCGTATGTGGTCGGCCGTGGCAGGCCGCCGCGACGAGCGCGATTAA
- the truC gene encoding tRNA pseudouridine synthase C — translation MLEILYQDEHLVAVNKPSGWLVHRSWLDRHETRFVMQTVRDQIGQHVFTVHRLDRPTSGVLLMALSSEVARLLSQQFEQHQMQKTYHAVVRGYVLEGATIDYPLTEELDKIADKFASKDKGPQPAVTHYRPLARVEMPVAIGRYESARYSLVELKPENGRKHQLRRHMVHIRHPIIGDSKHGDLNQNRGMAQHFGCPRLMLHASHLQLNHPVTGEPLHLSARWDEPWQGVMSQFGWTENLPELARVEFPPASGQDN, via the coding sequence ATGCTTGAGATTCTATATCAGGATGAGCATTTGGTGGCGGTGAACAAGCCTTCCGGGTGGTTGGTACACCGCAGTTGGCTGGATCGCCATGAAACCCGGTTTGTGATGCAAACCGTGCGCGATCAGATTGGCCAGCATGTGTTTACCGTGCATCGCCTCGATCGGCCCACCTCTGGGGTGCTGTTGATGGCGCTGTCCAGTGAGGTGGCACGGTTGCTATCGCAGCAGTTTGAACAGCATCAGATGCAGAAAACCTATCACGCGGTGGTGCGTGGTTACGTGCTGGAGGGTGCGACCATCGACTATCCGCTGACGGAAGAGCTGGACAAAATCGCCGACAAGTTTGCCTCTAAAGACAAAGGCCCGCAGCCGGCGGTCACTCATTACCGGCCGCTGGCGCGGGTAGAAATGCCGGTAGCGATTGGCCGTTACGAAAGCGCGCGCTACAGCCTGGTTGAACTGAAGCCGGAAAATGGCCGCAAGCACCAGTTGCGCCGCCATATGGTGCATATCCGCCATCCGATTATTGGTGACAGCAAACACGGCGACCTGAACCAGAACCGGGGTATGGCCCAGCATTTTGGCTGTCCACGCCTGATGCTGCATGCCAGTCATCTGCAACTGAATCATCCGGTGACCGGCGAGCCGCTGCATCTTTCCGCGCGCTGGGATGAACCCTGGCAGGGAGTCATGTCACAGTTTGGCTGGACAGAGAATCTCCCTGAGCTTGCCAGGGTTGAGTTTCCCCCGGCTAGCGGTCAGGATAACTGA
- the ygdG gene encoding Exonuclease IX codes for MIHLLIVDALNLIRRIHAVQGSPCVNACQHALQQLIQHSRPTHAVAVFDEDDRSESWRHQILPDYKAGRSPMPDNLQQEMPQLRQAFESLGVACWHSPGNEADDLAATLTAKVAGGGHQVTIVSTDKGYCQLLAPSVQIRDYFQKRWLDMPFVQQEFGVSPQQLADYWGLAGISSSKIPGVAGIGPKTAVLLLQQAGSLDGLYQDLEQVPEKWRGKLQQHREMAYVSKRVATLRTDLALTGNLQQLRLPV; via the coding sequence ATGATACACCTACTGATTGTCGATGCCCTCAACCTGATCCGCCGCATACACGCCGTGCAGGGGTCCCCCTGTGTGAATGCCTGCCAGCACGCACTGCAACAGTTGATTCAGCACAGTCGGCCAACGCACGCCGTAGCGGTGTTCGATGAGGATGACCGCAGCGAAAGCTGGCGCCACCAAATCCTGCCCGACTACAAGGCCGGACGTTCGCCCATGCCGGACAATTTGCAGCAGGAAATGCCGCAGTTACGGCAAGCATTTGAATCGCTTGGCGTTGCCTGTTGGCACTCTCCGGGCAATGAGGCCGACGATCTGGCGGCAACGCTGACCGCCAAGGTTGCAGGCGGCGGCCATCAGGTGACCATTGTGTCCACCGACAAAGGCTATTGCCAACTGTTGGCACCCAGCGTGCAGATCCGCGATTATTTCCAAAAACGTTGGCTGGATATGCCGTTTGTGCAGCAAGAGTTCGGCGTATCGCCACAACAATTGGCGGATTACTGGGGGCTGGCGGGGATAAGCAGCAGCAAAATCCCCGGCGTGGCGGGGATTGGGCCGAAGACGGCGGTATTGCTGTTACAACAGGCAGGTTCGCTGGATGGGTTATATCAGGATTTGGAACAGGTGCCGGAAAAATGGCGCGGAAAACTGCAACAGCACCGCGAGATGGCCTACGTCAGCAAAAGAGTCGCTACCTTGCGAACCGATCTGGCATTAACCGGCAACCTGCAGCAACTGCGGTTACCGGTTTAA
- the naiP_2 gene encoding Putative niacin/nicotinamide transporter NaiP has translation MVASVTGYAMDGFDLLILGFMLPAISIEMGLSSSAAGSLVTWTLIGAVLGGVIFGHLSDRFGRIRVLTITILMFSLFTGLCALAQGYWDLLAYRTLAGIGLGGEFGIGMALIAEAWPAEKRNRASAYVGMGWQLGVLAAAFLTPLLLPHIGWRGMFLVGLLPALVSFLIRRTLGEPEEFVRQQNSGPQLSFAQRLSLLFKDRATSKASIGIFILCSVQNFGYYGLMIWMPTYLAKNFGFSLTKSGLWTAVTVIGMTFGIWLFGVLADRFSRWKIFICYQIGAVVMVVVYAQLSDPTLMLFAGALMGLFVNGMIGGYGALISDTYPVQARATAQNILFNLGRGVGGLGPLVIGALVTQVSFTAAISLLAAIYLLDIYATLFLLPKKQSDGDTLGAIG, from the coding sequence ATGGTGGCTTCAGTCACCGGCTACGCCATGGACGGCTTTGACCTGCTGATCCTCGGCTTTATGCTGCCTGCCATCAGTATCGAAATGGGGTTAAGCTCCTCCGCTGCCGGTTCACTGGTCACCTGGACGCTGATCGGCGCGGTACTGGGCGGCGTGATCTTCGGCCACCTCAGCGATCGCTTTGGCCGTATCCGGGTGCTGACCATTACAATTTTGATGTTCTCACTGTTTACCGGTCTGTGCGCGCTGGCGCAAGGCTACTGGGATTTACTCGCCTACCGCACGCTGGCGGGCATTGGACTCGGCGGCGAGTTCGGTATCGGCATGGCGCTGATCGCCGAAGCCTGGCCGGCAGAAAAACGTAATCGCGCCTCGGCCTATGTGGGCATGGGCTGGCAGTTGGGCGTCCTGGCGGCGGCGTTCCTCACCCCACTGCTGCTGCCCCATATCGGCTGGCGTGGCATGTTCCTGGTTGGGCTGTTACCGGCGCTGGTGTCGTTCCTGATCCGCCGCACTCTGGGTGAGCCGGAAGAGTTCGTCCGTCAGCAAAACAGCGGCCCACAACTGTCATTCGCCCAACGTCTGAGCCTGCTATTCAAAGACCGGGCCACCAGCAAGGCCAGCATCGGCATTTTCATTCTGTGCTCGGTGCAGAACTTCGGTTATTACGGGCTGATGATTTGGATGCCGACCTACCTGGCAAAAAACTTTGGTTTCTCACTGACCAAATCCGGCCTGTGGACAGCCGTCACGGTGATCGGCATGACATTTGGCATCTGGCTATTTGGCGTGTTGGCCGATCGCTTCAGCCGCTGGAAGATTTTTATCTGCTATCAGATTGGTGCGGTGGTCATGGTGGTTGTCTACGCGCAGCTTAGTGACCCAACGTTGATGCTGTTTGCCGGAGCGCTGATGGGGTTATTCGTTAATGGCATGATTGGGGGCTACGGCGCATTGATCTCCGATACCTACCCGGTTCAGGCGCGTGCCACTGCACAAAATATTCTGTTTAACCTGGGGCGAGGCGTCGGTGGACTGGGGCCATTGGTCATCGGCGCGCTGGTGACACAGGTATCCTTCACTGCGGCGATCAGCCTGCTGGCGGCTATTTATTTGCTGGATATCTACGCCACGCTGTTCCTGTTACCGAAAAAACAGAGCGATGGCGATACGCTGGGTGCGATTGGTTAA